The Rhizobium sp. BT03 genome has a window encoding:
- the deoC gene encoding deoxyribose-phosphate aldolase produces the protein MNSHSIRETAAVALSLLDLTNLKDDCTEAQIDALCTRAQTPYGNSAAICIWPRFVAQARNILGTGHAVRIATVVNFPSGDMEVADVAAETREAIADGADEIDLVIPYRKLISGNEKAVTDMVKAVRAECTGPVLLKVIIETGELKDAALIRRASELAIEAGADFIKTSTGKVAVNATLEAADIMIRAIRESGRKVGFKPAGGIGSVADAALYLSLAETIMAPDWAMPSTFRFGASGLLDDILAVLSGTQSAPAAASSY, from the coding sequence ATGAATAGCCACTCCATCCGGGAAACGGCGGCGGTCGCCCTTTCCCTTCTCGATCTGACCAATCTCAAGGACGATTGCACCGAGGCGCAGATCGATGCGCTCTGCACGCGCGCGCAGACGCCCTACGGCAACAGCGCCGCGATCTGCATCTGGCCGCGCTTTGTCGCCCAGGCCCGCAATATCCTCGGCACTGGCCACGCCGTGCGGATCGCCACCGTCGTCAATTTCCCCTCCGGCGATATGGAAGTCGCCGATGTCGCCGCCGAAACCCGTGAGGCGATTGCCGACGGCGCCGACGAGATCGATCTGGTCATCCCCTACCGCAAGCTCATATCAGGCAATGAGAAGGCGGTGACCGACATGGTCAAGGCGGTGCGCGCCGAATGCACCGGTCCCGTCCTGCTGAAAGTCATCATCGAGACCGGCGAGCTGAAGGATGCGGCATTGATCCGCCGCGCCTCCGAGCTCGCCATCGAAGCCGGCGCCGATTTCATCAAGACCTCCACCGGCAAGGTCGCCGTCAACGCGACGCTCGAAGCCGCCGACATCATGATCCGCGCCATTCGCGAGAGCGGCCGCAAGGTCGGCTTCAAGCCGGCCGGCGGCATCGGCTCGGTGGCGGATGCCGCGCTCTATCTGAGCCTGGCCGAAACCATCATGGCGCCCGACTGGGCGATGCCGTCGACCTTCCGCTTCGGCGCCTCCGGCCTGCTCGACGATATCCTGGCGGTTCTGAGCGGAACACAGTCTGCACCTGCTGCGGCATCGAGCTATTGA
- a CDS encoding phosphopentomutase, which produces MARAFLFVLDSFGVGGAPDAAAYGDEGADTLGHIAEFCAAGAGDRAGLRSGPLSLPNMSELGLMQIARSASGRFPAGMPIPEKVYGIYGAASEISRGKDTPSGHWEIAGTPVSFDWGYFPTEGDAFPEELIEALCRETGVPGILGNCHASGTEIIARLGEEHIRTGKPICYTSSDSVFQVAAHELHFGLDRLLAFCGTARGLLDRYNIGRVIARPFVGHSSSTFQRTGNRRDFSVLPPEPTLLDRLIEHNRHVHAVGKIGDIFAHQGVSRVIKANGNEALMDASLSTIDEAQDGDLVFTNFVDFDMIYGHRRDVPGYAAALEAFDARLADVHKKLKPGDLVVLTADHGCDPTWRGTDHTRERVPVIAYGPGIRSRSIGVRRSYADIGESIARHLGIPAGPHGRSFL; this is translated from the coding sequence ATGGCACGTGCCTTTCTTTTCGTTCTGGATTCCTTCGGCGTCGGCGGCGCGCCGGATGCGGCGGCCTATGGCGACGAGGGCGCCGATACGCTCGGCCATATCGCCGAGTTCTGCGCGGCGGGTGCCGGAGACCGCGCCGGATTGCGCAGCGGGCCGCTTTCCCTGCCCAATATGTCCGAACTCGGGCTGATGCAGATCGCCCGCTCCGCCTCCGGCCGGTTTCCAGCCGGCATGCCGATCCCGGAGAAGGTCTACGGCATTTACGGCGCCGCCAGCGAAATCTCCCGCGGCAAGGATACGCCGTCAGGCCATTGGGAAATCGCAGGAACACCCGTCAGTTTCGATTGGGGTTATTTCCCGACAGAGGGCGACGCCTTTCCCGAGGAGCTCATCGAGGCGCTCTGTAGGGAGACAGGCGTGCCGGGCATTCTCGGCAACTGCCATGCCTCCGGAACCGAGATCATTGCCCGGCTCGGCGAAGAGCATATCCGCACCGGCAAGCCGATCTGCTACACCTCCTCGGATTCGGTCTTCCAGGTGGCGGCGCATGAGCTGCATTTCGGCCTCGATCGGCTGCTCGCCTTCTGCGGCACAGCGCGCGGACTGCTCGATCGCTATAATATCGGCCGCGTCATCGCCCGGCCCTTTGTCGGTCATTCCAGCTCTACCTTTCAGCGCACCGGAAACCGGCGCGACTTCTCGGTGCTGCCGCCGGAGCCGACGCTGCTCGACCGGCTGATCGAACACAACAGGCACGTGCACGCTGTGGGAAAGATCGGCGACATCTTCGCGCATCAAGGGGTTTCCAGGGTCATCAAGGCGAACGGCAACGAAGCGCTGATGGATGCCTCGCTCTCCACCATCGACGAGGCCCAAGACGGCGATCTCGTATTCACCAATTTTGTCGATTTCGACATGATTTACGGCCATCGCCGCGATGTCCCGGGTTATGCCGCGGCGCTCGAAGCCTTCGACGCGCGCCTGGCCGACGTCCATAAGAAATTGAAGCCGGGCGATCTCGTCGTGCTCACCGCCGACCACGGCTGCGACCCGACCTGGCGCGGCACGGACCATACGCGCGAGCGCGTGCCCGTCATTGCCTACGGCCCCGGCATCCGATCGCGTTCGATCGGCGTGCGCCGCAGCTATGCCGATATCGGCGAGAGCATCGCCCGCCATCTCGGCATTCCGGCCGGACCGCATGGAAGGAGCTTTCTGTGA
- a CDS encoding Flp family type IVb pilin yields the protein MTKLFSRFLKDESGATAIEYGLIAALISVALITGATALGGKIGNTFNGLSTKMDGATSAAN from the coding sequence ATGACCAAGCTTTTTAGCCGTTTTCTGAAGGACGAATCCGGCGCGACCGCAATCGAATACGGCCTGATCGCCGCTCTCATTTCCGTAGCGCTCATCACCGGCGCAACGGCCCTCGGTGGCAAGATCGGCAACACGTTCAACGGCTTGAGCACCAAGATGGACGGCGCCACTTCGGCGGCCAACTAA
- a CDS encoding purine-nucleoside phosphorylase, with protein sequence MKATVDLLAALLGAIKPRHGIVLGSGLGSLVGQLEGAVRIPYRDLPGFPVSAVSGHAGEIVAGRLGGEPVVMLSGRVHYYEKGDANAMRLPIEVLKALGVEALILTNSAGSLRDDMPPGSVMQITDHINYSGMNPLIGEESDHRFVGMTNAYDAGLAAAMQKAAAKLKIELAQGVYMWFSGPSFETPAEIRMARILGADAVGMSTVPEVIIARMLGLRVAAASVITNYGAGMTGNELSHEETKDMAPIGGARLAAILKEMIAARTG encoded by the coding sequence ATGAAGGCGACGGTCGATCTGCTCGCCGCATTGCTCGGCGCCATCAAGCCGCGCCACGGCATCGTGCTCGGCTCCGGTCTCGGCTCCCTGGTTGGGCAGCTGGAAGGCGCCGTCCGCATTCCCTATCGCGACCTGCCGGGCTTTCCCGTCAGCGCCGTCTCCGGTCATGCGGGCGAGATCGTCGCCGGCCGTCTTGGCGGCGAGCCCGTCGTCATGCTCTCCGGCCGCGTCCATTATTACGAGAAGGGCGATGCCAATGCCATGCGCCTGCCGATCGAGGTGCTGAAGGCGCTCGGCGTCGAAGCGCTGATCCTCACCAATTCGGCCGGATCGCTGCGCGACGACATGCCGCCGGGCTCGGTGATGCAGATCACCGACCATATCAACTATTCCGGCATGAACCCGCTGATCGGTGAGGAAAGCGATCATCGTTTCGTCGGCATGACCAACGCTTACGATGCCGGCCTCGCTGCGGCGATGCAGAAGGCAGCGGCAAAGCTCAAGATCGAGCTGGCGCAAGGTGTGTACATGTGGTTCTCCGGCCCGAGCTTCGAAACGCCGGCCGAAATCCGCATGGCGCGCATCCTCGGCGCCGATGCGGTCGGTATGTCGACGGTGCCTGAGGTCATCATCGCAAGAATGCTCGGCCTCAGGGTTGCCGCCGCTTCGGTTATCACCAACTATGGGGCAGGCATGACCGGCAATGAGCTCAGCCATGAAGAAACCAAGGACATGGCGCCCATCGGCGGCGCCCGTCTCGCCGCCATACTGAAAGAGATGATTGCGGCCAGAACAGGATGA
- the deoA gene encoding thymidine phosphorylase, with protein MIPQEIIRRKRDGDELDPADIRSFIAALAAGHLSEGQIGAFAMAVWFKGMSREEIVALTLAMADSGDRLQWADIDRPIADKHSTGGVGDNVSLMLAPIAAACGLAVPMISGRGLGHTGGTLDKLESIPGYMITPDARLFHKVVKQAGCAIIGQTGALAPADGRLYAVRDVTATVDSIPLITASILSKKLAAGLQTLVLDVKVGNGAFMADRAQAEILAQSLVEVANGAGVTTSALITDMNQPLADAAGNAVEMRNCLDFLAGGKADTRLETVVLAFAAEMLVTSGIAPSSEEGEGMARRALSSGRAAEVFARMVSMLGGPADLIENPDRYLARAPVEKPVPAARSGWLAGCDARGIGVSVIDLGGGRRHPADRIDHRVGFSELLPLGTRVSAGEPIALVHAADDAAAQRAAAALAAHYRITEEQPELSPVISTRI; from the coding sequence ATGATCCCGCAGGAGATCATCCGGCGCAAACGCGACGGCGACGAGCTCGACCCCGCCGATATCCGGTCCTTCATCGCGGCCCTCGCGGCCGGTCACCTGTCGGAAGGCCAGATCGGCGCCTTCGCCATGGCCGTCTGGTTCAAGGGCATGTCGCGCGAGGAAATCGTTGCCTTGACGCTGGCGATGGCCGATTCCGGCGATCGGCTGCAATGGGCGGATATCGACCGCCCGATCGCCGACAAACATTCGACCGGCGGCGTCGGCGACAATGTTTCGCTGATGCTGGCGCCGATTGCGGCCGCCTGCGGTCTCGCCGTTCCGATGATATCAGGGCGTGGCCTCGGCCATACCGGCGGCACGCTCGATAAGCTCGAGTCCATTCCCGGCTATATGATCACCCCGGATGCCCGCCTGTTCCACAAAGTCGTGAAGCAGGCGGGATGTGCCATCATCGGCCAGACCGGCGCCCTGGCGCCGGCCGATGGCAGGCTCTATGCCGTGCGCGACGTGACCGCGACCGTCGATTCCATTCCCCTTATCACCGCCTCCATCCTGTCGAAGAAACTGGCGGCCGGGCTTCAGACCCTGGTGCTCGACGTCAAGGTCGGCAATGGCGCCTTCATGGCCGACCGCGCCCAGGCGGAGATCCTGGCGCAGTCGCTGGTCGAGGTGGCCAATGGTGCGGGTGTCACGACATCGGCGCTGATCACCGACATGAACCAACCGCTCGCCGATGCCGCCGGCAATGCCGTTGAAATGCGCAATTGTTTGGATTTCCTGGCCGGTGGGAAGGCGGACACGCGGCTCGAAACCGTCGTTCTGGCCTTCGCCGCCGAGATGCTGGTGACATCGGGCATTGCCCCTTCCTCTGAGGAAGGCGAGGGGATGGCGCGTCGGGCGCTGTCATCGGGGAGGGCGGCCGAGGTTTTCGCGCGCATGGTATCCATGCTCGGCGGCCCGGCCGATCTCATCGAAAACCCAGACAGGTACCTCGCCAGGGCGCCGGTGGAAAAACCTGTCCCGGCCGCCCGGTCCGGCTGGCTTGCTGGCTGCGATGCGCGCGGTATCGGCGTCAGCGTCATCGATCTCGGCGGCGGAAGACGCCATCCGGCCGACCGGATCGACCATCGCGTCGGCTTCTCCGAACTCCTGCCGCTCGGCACCCGCGTCAGCGCGGGCGAACCGATCGCACTGGTTCATGCCGCCGACGATGCTGCCGCGCAAAGGGCAGCCGCCGCACTTGCCGCGCACTACCGCATCACCGAGGAACAGCCGGAGCTGTCGCCGGTGATTTCGACCCGGATCTGA
- the upp gene encoding uracil phosphoribosyltransferase yields MDGVTVIDHPLVQHKLTIMRRKETSTGSFRRLLREISTLLCYEVTRDLELTMATIETPLQTMESPILEGKKLVFASILRAGNGLLEGMLDLVPSARVSHIGVYRDHETLQPVEYYFKAPEDVAERLIIVVDPMLATGNSSIAAIDKLKERGAHNIRFLCLLAAPEGIQNFRAAHPDVPVFTASIDSHLNEKGYIMPGLGDAGDRMYGTK; encoded by the coding sequence ATGGACGGCGTCACGGTCATCGATCATCCGCTGGTGCAGCACAAGCTCACCATCATGCGGCGCAAGGAAACATCGACGGGCAGTTTCCGCCGGTTGCTGCGCGAAATCTCGACACTCCTCTGTTACGAAGTGACCCGCGATCTCGAACTGACGATGGCAACGATCGAGACGCCGCTGCAGACGATGGAATCGCCGATCCTCGAAGGCAAGAAGCTGGTCTTCGCCTCGATCCTGCGCGCCGGCAACGGGCTGCTCGAAGGCATGCTCGATCTCGTCCCGTCCGCCCGCGTCTCGCATATCGGCGTCTACCGCGACCATGAGACGCTGCAGCCGGTCGAATATTACTTCAAGGCGCCTGAAGATGTGGCCGAGCGCCTGATCATCGTCGTCGACCCGATGCTGGCGACCGGCAATTCCTCGATCGCGGCGATCGACAAGCTCAAGGAACGCGGCGCCCACAACATCCGCTTCCTCTGCCTGCTCGCCGCCCCTGAGGGCATACAGAACTTCCGCGCCGCCCATCCCGATGTTCCGGTTTTCACCGCCTCGATCGACAGTCATCTCAACGAGAAGGGCTATATCATGCCCGGCCTCGGCGATGCCGGCGACCGTATGTACGGCACCAAATAA
- a CDS encoding prepilin peptidase has product MIAAAVFVILPLCLAMAAFSDLFTMTIPNRVSLILIASFFVLAPLSGLGLQAIGMHIAAAAIVFSACFALFAFNVMGGGDAKLLSATALWFGLNESLLFLMTDVAIIGGFITLLILLVRAQSNTILAIGLPVPNSVLFAKKIPYGIAIAIGGFMAFPSSPLFLTTLESLK; this is encoded by the coding sequence ATGATCGCAGCTGCAGTCTTCGTGATACTGCCACTCTGCCTGGCCATGGCGGCCTTCTCGGATCTGTTCACAATGACGATCCCGAATCGCGTTTCCTTGATCCTCATCGCCTCCTTCTTCGTTCTCGCGCCCCTTTCCGGCCTTGGCTTGCAAGCGATCGGCATGCATATCGCCGCAGCCGCCATCGTCTTTTCCGCCTGTTTCGCTCTTTTTGCCTTCAATGTGATGGGCGGCGGCGACGCCAAGCTGTTGAGCGCCACGGCGCTCTGGTTTGGCTTGAACGAATCCCTTCTTTTCCTGATGACCGATGTTGCCATCATCGGCGGCTTCATCACCTTGCTGATTCTGCTGGTCAGAGCGCAATCGAACACGATCCTCGCCATCGGCCTGCCGGTGCCGAATTCGGTCCTGTTCGCCAAGAAGATCCCCTACGGCATCGCCATCGCGATCGGCGGCTTCATGGCCTTCCCGTCCTCGCCGCTCTTCCTCACCACGCTGGAAAGCCTGAAATAA
- a CDS encoding cytidine deaminase, whose protein sequence is MSHDLFEAARGAMAFAHAPYSKFPVGAAIRAEDGKVYTGANIENLSFPQGWCAEPTAIGAMIMGGARKIVEMAVIAEKLPLCPPCGGCRQKISEFASKDTKIYLCDEAGVRKTMTMEELLPFSFETELG, encoded by the coding sequence ATGTCCCACGATCTGTTCGAAGCCGCCCGCGGCGCCATGGCCTTTGCCCATGCGCCCTATTCGAAATTCCCGGTCGGCGCGGCGATCCGCGCTGAGGACGGCAAGGTCTATACCGGCGCCAACATCGAAAACCTCTCCTTTCCGCAAGGATGGTGCGCCGAGCCGACGGCGATCGGCGCCATGATCATGGGCGGCGCCAGGAAGATCGTCGAAATGGCTGTGATTGCCGAGAAGCTGCCGCTCTGCCCGCCCTGCGGCGGCTGCCGCCAGAAGATCTCCGAATTCGCCTCCAAGGATACGAAGATCTATCTGTGCGATGAGGCGGGCGTGCGGAAGACCATGACGATGGAAGAGCTTCTTCCCTTCAGCTTCGAGACCGAACTCGGATGA
- a CDS encoding TadE/TadG family type IV pilus assembly protein, with translation MALRNPFTRLVLTARRLARDRKGAGAIEFAILFPVLVMLYIGAFEITIGLSVSKRATRAAGTVADLVTQQQSVTKSALAQMPSVANSIFVPYNTTSLTLKITGITVDAGANAKVLWSWAQDGTVPYAKNTAVSNVPSDMKTANSFLVRTELSIPYTMFLFAPNFMPDGMRTITISRSYFYRQRQGDSIPCGDC, from the coding sequence ATGGCGCTGCGCAACCCGTTCACCAGGCTGGTATTGACGGCGCGGCGGCTGGCCCGAGACCGCAAGGGCGCCGGAGCGATCGAATTCGCGATCCTCTTTCCCGTGCTCGTCATGCTCTATATCGGCGCTTTCGAGATCACCATCGGCCTCAGCGTCAGCAAGCGGGCGACACGCGCGGCAGGCACGGTGGCCGACCTCGTCACCCAGCAGCAATCCGTCACCAAGAGCGCGCTCGCGCAGATGCCGTCGGTCGCAAACTCGATCTTCGTGCCCTACAACACGACGTCGCTGACGCTGAAGATCACCGGGATCACCGTCGACGCCGGCGCCAATGCGAAGGTGCTCTGGTCCTGGGCGCAGGACGGGACGGTGCCCTATGCCAAGAACACCGCCGTGTCCAACGTGCCGTCCGATATGAAGACGGCGAACAGCTTCCTGGTTCGCACCGAGCTCAGCATCCCCTATACGATGTTCCTGTTTGCGCCGAACTTCATGCCGGACGGCATGCGCACGATCACCATCAGCCGCAGCTATTTCTACCGCCAGCGGCAAGGCGACTCGATCCCCTGCGGCGACTGCTGA
- a CDS encoding TadE/TadG family type IV pilus assembly protein has translation MTAIDQKTDKAHSPAPFRFLRFRALARSREGAAAIEFALLAIPYFLVIFAILETFVAFAAEELVSNAVDTMSRKMRTGQITYNLGRTTDMNQTQFRQAFCDEISILIRCSTSEAATPSKLYVDVQTFSTFSAIPTTIPKLSTAKYADINTAAFKYTPGGAGTINMVRAYYRWEIITDLVRPYITTIRPSDGSMPNYYLIVATAAFQNEQYP, from the coding sequence ATGACGGCAATTGATCAGAAGACGGATAAGGCGCACTCCCCAGCGCCGTTCCGATTCTTGCGGTTTCGCGCTCTCGCCCGCTCGCGCGAGGGGGCTGCGGCGATCGAATTCGCCTTGCTCGCCATTCCCTATTTCCTGGTGATCTTCGCCATCCTCGAAACCTTTGTCGCCTTTGCTGCCGAGGAACTCGTCTCCAACGCCGTCGATACGATGAGCCGCAAGATGCGAACCGGGCAGATCACCTATAATCTCGGCCGCACGACCGATATGAACCAGACGCAGTTCCGTCAGGCTTTCTGCGATGAGATTTCGATCCTGATCCGCTGCTCGACGAGCGAAGCGGCTACGCCGAGCAAGCTCTACGTGGATGTGCAGACGTTCAGCACCTTCTCGGCCATTCCGACGACAATTCCCAAGCTCTCCACCGCCAAATATGCCGACATCAACACGGCGGCCTTCAAATATACGCCGGGCGGCGCCGGCACGATCAACATGGTCCGCGCCTACTACCGCTGGGAAATCATCACGGATCTGGTCCGGCCTTATATCACGACGATACGGCCCTCCGACGGTTCGATGCCGAATTATTATCTGATCGTCGCCACTGCGGCCTTCCAGAACGAGCAGTATCCATAA
- a CDS encoding TIGR02281 family clan AA aspartic protease encodes MKRGLYRKDFCFMLVRTVIFASIAAVLATQAPSFFGSTGQQPADALSANYISTESDKPAAPAPVSAGNAIRLQADAQGHYTGSFKINGKPVQGLIDTGATYVALNETLARRLGYTANQLDFRYGVNTANGQTKAAHVMLDRVEIGGIRVREVEAFVLKDNALTTTLVGMSFLQKLASYSVADGSLSLKQ; translated from the coding sequence ATGAAGCGGGGTTTATACAGGAAGGATTTCTGTTTCATGCTCGTGCGTACCGTCATATTCGCCAGCATCGCCGCGGTGCTGGCCACACAGGCACCTTCCTTCTTCGGAAGCACCGGCCAGCAGCCTGCCGACGCTCTTTCCGCCAATTACATCTCGACCGAAAGCGACAAGCCCGCCGCACCCGCGCCGGTGTCCGCCGGCAATGCTATCCGCCTGCAGGCGGATGCGCAGGGCCATTATACCGGCAGCTTCAAGATCAACGGCAAGCCGGTGCAGGGCCTGATCGATACCGGCGCCACCTATGTCGCGCTTAACGAGACGCTCGCCCGCCGCCTCGGTTACACGGCCAACCAGCTCGATTTCCGCTACGGCGTCAACACCGCAAACGGCCAGACCAAGGCGGCGCATGTGATGCTCGACCGGGTCGAAATCGGCGGTATTCGCGTGCGTGAGGTCGAAGCCTTCGTGCTCAAGGACAACGCGCTGACGACGACGCTGGTCGGCATGAGCTTTCTGCAGAAACTCGCCTCCTATTCCGTCGCCGACGGTTCGCTCAGCCTGAAGCAGTAA
- a CDS encoding adenosine deaminase — MTSHLKKVELHCHLEGAAPPELTEAQARKYGVDISSELRGGAYVWHDFASFLECYDKVSEVYRTEEDYALLTETYLDELAGINTIYSELIVSPDHGKRIGLGADAYIAGVCEGIRRAREKSGIEARLIVTGERHFGPESVIGAAEYAAKAGNPLITGFNLAGEERMGRVADYIRAFDIARDAGLGLTIHAGEVCGAFSVADALDAVRPARIGHGVRAIEDLDLVKRLADLGTVLEICPGSNIALGVFSDFTSHPLRQLKEAGVRVTISSDDPPFFHTSLAREYELAAEAFGFSDAEIDAMTRTAIEAAFVDGDTRKVLLARL; from the coding sequence GTGACATCGCATTTGAAGAAGGTCGAGCTGCATTGCCATCTGGAGGGTGCGGCACCTCCTGAACTGACCGAGGCGCAGGCACGTAAATACGGCGTCGATATCAGCAGCGAGCTTCGCGGCGGCGCCTATGTCTGGCATGATTTCGCGAGCTTCCTCGAATGTTACGACAAGGTTTCCGAGGTCTACAGGACCGAGGAGGACTATGCGCTTCTGACCGAGACCTATCTCGACGAACTCGCCGGCATCAATACGATCTACAGCGAACTGATCGTTTCGCCCGACCATGGCAAACGCATCGGGCTCGGCGCCGACGCCTATATCGCGGGTGTCTGCGAAGGCATCCGGCGGGCCAGGGAAAAGAGCGGCATCGAGGCGCGGCTGATCGTCACCGGCGAGCGGCATTTCGGTCCGGAGAGTGTGATTGGTGCTGCCGAATACGCGGCAAAGGCCGGCAACCCTTTGATAACAGGCTTCAACCTTGCCGGCGAGGAGCGGATGGGGCGCGTCGCCGACTATATCAGGGCCTTCGACATCGCCCGCGATGCCGGACTGGGGCTCACCATCCATGCCGGCGAGGTCTGCGGCGCCTTCAGCGTCGCCGACGCGCTCGATGCGGTGCGCCCCGCGCGCATCGGCCATGGCGTGCGCGCCATCGAGGATCTCGATCTGGTGAAGCGGCTTGCCGATCTCGGTACCGTGCTCGAGATCTGCCCAGGCTCCAATATCGCGCTCGGGGTCTTTTCCGATTTCACGTCCCATCCGCTGCGCCAGCTGAAGGAAGCCGGCGTGCGGGTGACGATCAGCTCGGACGATCCGCCTTTCTTTCATACCTCGCTTGCGCGGGAATACGAACTGGCCGCCGAGGCTTTCGGATTCAGCGACGCCGAGATCGATGCCATGACGCGAACGGCGATCGAAGCCGCCTTCGTCGACGGAGACACACGCAAGGTCCTGCTCGCCCGGCTTTGA
- a CDS encoding ABC transporter permease — translation MDYYDIFISVLSSTIRLSIPLIFTALAGLFSERAGIFDIGLEGKMLGSAFAAACIAYLTDSAWLGLGAGIVCSVALSLVHGFASITNRGNQIVSGVAINFFIAGITIVLGQAWFGQGGRTPQLSPESRFAPIILPGADAARDIPVLGPLYANVISGNNILTYLAFLAVPFSWWVLYRTRFGLRMRAVGENPGAVDTAGISVAWLRYRAVMCAGILCGFSGTYLAIAQSAAFIKDMSAGKGYIALAALVFAKWKPVPVMFACLLFGFLDALANFMQGKQVPLIGEVPVQVFQALPYILTCVLLAGFIGVAIPPKAGGVPYTKER, via the coding sequence ATGGATTATTACGACATCTTCATCAGCGTTCTGAGCTCGACGATCCGCCTGTCGATCCCGCTGATTTTTACCGCTCTCGCCGGTCTGTTTTCGGAGCGCGCCGGCATCTTCGATATCGGCCTGGAGGGCAAGATGCTGGGCTCGGCCTTCGCCGCCGCCTGTATCGCCTATCTCACCGATTCCGCCTGGCTGGGTCTCGGCGCCGGCATCGTCTGCTCCGTGGCGCTCAGCCTGGTGCACGGCTTTGCGTCGATCACCAATCGCGGCAACCAGATCGTCTCGGGTGTGGCGATCAACTTCTTCATCGCCGGCATCACCATCGTGCTCGGCCAGGCCTGGTTCGGCCAGGGCGGGCGCACGCCGCAGCTGTCGCCAGAGTCGCGTTTCGCGCCGATCATCCTGCCGGGTGCCGATGCCGCCCGCGACATACCGGTCCTCGGCCCGCTCTACGCCAACGTCATCTCCGGCAACAATATCCTGACCTATCTTGCCTTCCTCGCCGTGCCCTTCTCCTGGTGGGTGCTTTACCGCACGCGCTTCGGCCTCAGGATGCGCGCCGTCGGCGAAAATCCGGGTGCGGTCGATACGGCAGGCATCTCGGTCGCCTGGCTGCGCTATCGCGCGGTCATGTGCGCCGGCATCCTCTGCGGCTTTTCCGGCACTTATCTGGCGATTGCCCAGTCCGCCGCCTTCATCAAGGACATGTCGGCCGGCAAGGGCTATATCGCGCTCGCCGCCCTCGTCTTCGCCAAGTGGAAGCCGGTGCCCGTGATGTTTGCCTGCCTGCTCTTCGGCTTCCTCGACGCACTGGCCAATTTCATGCAGGGCAAGCAGGTGCCGTTGATCGGCGAGGTGCCGGTTCAGGTCTTCCAGGCGCTGCCCTATATCCTCACCTGCGTCCTGCTTGCCGGCTTCATCGGCGTAGCGATCCCGCCGAAGGCCGGCGGGGTGCCCTATACGAAGGAACGTTGA
- a CDS encoding pilus assembly protein N-terminal domain-containing protein, translating to MSSSGKTIFFAGMIAAFGVSRVSAAADDDMLRVYMDHARVLKLDRPVSKVIVGNAKVADATVADAKTIVLTGRSFGTTNLVLLDADGNAILDERILVSIDEGNTVRVYRQTERSVLSCTPNCEQHAQQAATGTTSP from the coding sequence ATGTCATCGAGCGGCAAAACCATTTTCTTTGCCGGCATGATCGCCGCTTTCGGTGTTTCGCGAGTTTCCGCGGCCGCAGACGATGACATGCTGCGTGTCTATATGGATCACGCGCGCGTATTGAAGCTCGATCGCCCTGTCAGCAAGGTCATCGTCGGCAATGCGAAGGTCGCCGATGCGACCGTCGCCGACGCCAAGACCATCGTGCTGACAGGACGCAGCTTCGGCACCACCAATCTGGTGCTGCTTGATGCCGACGGCAATGCCATCCTCGACGAGCGCATTCTGGTGTCGATCGATGAGGGCAATACGGTGCGCGTTTACCGGCAGACCGAACGCTCCGTGCTGTCCTGCACGCCGAACTGCGAGCAGCACGCCCAGCAGGCGGCGACCGGCACCACCTCCCCCTGA